In Nostoc sp. UHCC 0926, a single genomic region encodes these proteins:
- a CDS encoding PEP-CTERM sorting domain-containing protein, producing MTDSIFKKLAAVTMGTALIFAVGKTMPVQAAQLTYHFSNTNKTLTGTFSFDQAAAADQQITIAEGLKIFATYNGQSYTEANDPLALVLTDSSGKIPQGQGLGLQFTPGTFEVYSGNFIDLNDVQIISYTSVPEPNFTLGLSVLGLGVLFAKKQLSSRSSSTKA from the coding sequence ATGACTGACTCCATCTTCAAGAAATTAGCAGCTGTAACGATGGGAACTGCTCTGATTTTTGCAGTCGGAAAAACTATGCCCGTCCAGGCTGCACAACTCACTTATCATTTCTCTAACACTAATAAAACTCTGACAGGCACTTTTTCGTTTGACCAGGCAGCTGCTGCTGACCAACAAATAACGATCGCAGAAGGGTTAAAGATTTTTGCTACTTACAATGGCCAGTCTTATACTGAAGCAAATGATCCATTAGCGTTAGTTTTAACCGACTCTTCGGGAAAAATTCCCCAAGGACAGGGATTAGGGTTGCAATTTACACCGGGCACTTTTGAAGTTTACAGTGGCAATTTTATTGATCTGAATGATGTTCAGATTATCAGTTACACTAGCGTTCCTGAGCCAAATTTTACCCTTGGGTTATCTGTGTTGGGACTGGGTGTATTATTTGCCAAAAAGCAACTATCTTCTAGGTCATCAAGCACAAAAGCTTGA
- a CDS encoding alkaline phosphatase: protein MISFLGKYRRFLALTTAGFFCTILLMFGNSVFQPTMAAGNGINVIIMIGDGMGWNMARAAALAKGAPFYTSGKGSGLSFQNLTGYGLVTTYGTTIQGNTPAKPINQPHLTGNSGLDGSNPLTAASPVRPNFSFQPTPFNPGDRADGNSLSPGNLTGYETSKGGPVPWIPLTPATPGGYDKEYIKHSYPDSANTATTLYTGVKSYNNAMGVDIYEKRLKTILEIAKEKGKSTGLVTSVPVSHATPGAAASFVNRRSKYDSIYDPTKTNQDSILQQTLLNFQPNVLLGGGHPLDFSNTTNTGPIFNYTYITQDTYEYLKANPTSNRYGYNFLERGPNATKALLDTATKIDPNKGGKLFGLYGARGQDGNIPTSSSKGDYSTTGLSNFTLYSSVVKTVTPCPSGQIIPGTAGDCVPVIDAAGNPIAPNAPAPDTVRPLAAGETDASFIAREINENPTLADLSKAALKVLGKDKDGFWLMIEGGDIDWGAHDNNMDNLIGTMNDFDKAVQEVITWINNHGGWSKNLLLVTADHDHYLTLNNDFVSKLTPNPDPNQSKGLKYNAKDITFNKHNSKDAGHFWGSDPNYKYLWGSHSRRIVPVYYQGAYASVLTKYLGKEVKFKDSSNTTYSAPGVRGVLDQSHIFKAMKTALTSQ from the coding sequence ATGATTTCATTTTTAGGAAAGTACAGACGCTTCCTAGCTTTGACTACGGCTGGCTTTTTCTGTACCATTCTGCTGATGTTCGGTAATTCTGTTTTTCAGCCGACTATGGCCGCTGGTAATGGAATTAACGTGATTATCATGATTGGTGATGGCATGGGTTGGAACATGGCACGGGCCGCAGCCCTTGCCAAAGGCGCTCCCTTTTACACCAGTGGGAAAGGCTCTGGTCTGAGCTTTCAAAATTTAACTGGATATGGATTAGTGACCACTTATGGCACAACGATTCAGGGCAATACACCAGCTAAACCAATAAATCAACCACACCTCACAGGTAACTCTGGCTTAGATGGGTCTAATCCACTTACAGCTGCAAGTCCTGTTCGTCCGAACTTCTCATTCCAGCCTACTCCTTTTAATCCTGGCGATCGCGCTGATGGTAATAGCCTTTCACCTGGTAACTTGACAGGTTATGAAACAAGTAAAGGAGGCCCCGTTCCCTGGATTCCTTTAACTCCTGCTACTCCTGGTGGATATGACAAAGAGTACATCAAGCACAGTTATCCTGACTCTGCTAACACCGCTACCACTCTTTATACAGGCGTAAAGAGCTATAACAACGCGATGGGAGTAGACATTTACGAGAAGAGGTTGAAAACCATCCTGGAAATTGCCAAAGAAAAAGGTAAGTCTACAGGTCTGGTAACATCTGTACCTGTTAGCCATGCAACGCCCGGTGCTGCTGCCTCTTTTGTCAATCGTCGTAGCAAGTACGACAGTATTTATGATCCCACCAAGACCAACCAAGACAGCATTTTGCAGCAAACATTGCTAAACTTTCAGCCCAATGTTTTGTTGGGTGGTGGTCATCCCTTGGACTTTAGCAATACAACCAATACAGGGCCAATTTTTAACTATACGTATATCACACAAGACACCTACGAGTATTTGAAGGCTAACCCTACGTCCAATCGTTATGGCTATAACTTTTTGGAACGTGGCCCGAATGCAACTAAGGCACTGTTAGACACAGCAACCAAAATTGACCCAAATAAAGGAGGTAAATTATTTGGTCTATACGGTGCCCGTGGACAAGATGGCAATATTCCTACCAGTTCCTCTAAAGGTGACTACAGCACCACAGGTCTGAGTAATTTCACACTCTATAGCTCTGTTGTTAAAACTGTAACTCCCTGTCCATCAGGTCAAATCATTCCTGGTACTGCTGGGGACTGTGTTCCTGTCATTGATGCAGCAGGCAACCCGATTGCTCCCAATGCTCCTGCACCTGATACTGTGCGTCCTCTGGCTGCTGGTGAAACTGATGCTAGCTTCATTGCCAGAGAGATTAACGAAAATCCAACTTTGGCTGATCTGAGCAAAGCTGCTCTTAAAGTTTTAGGTAAGGACAAAGATGGCTTCTGGCTAATGATTGAGGGAGGTGATATCGATTGGGGTGCTCATGACAACAACATGGATAACCTGATTGGTACTATGAATGATTTTGACAAAGCAGTTCAAGAGGTTATTACCTGGATCAACAATCATGGTGGTTGGAGCAAGAACCTGCTACTCGTTACTGCTGACCATGACCACTATTTAACTCTGAATAATGACTTTGTATCAAAGCTGACTCCTAATCCTGACCCAAATCAGTCTAAGGGCTTGAAGTATAACGCCAAGGACATCACTTTCAACAAGCACAATTCTAAAGATGCTGGTCACTTTTGGGGGTCTGATCCGAATTATAAATACCTCTGGGGTAGTCACAGCCGAAGGATTGTACCTGTTTACTACCAAGGTGCTTATGCATCAGTTCTGACTAAATACCTGGGAAAAGAAGTTAAGTTCAAAGATAGTTCTAATACTACTTACAGTGCGCCCGGTGTCCGAGGAGTACTTGATCAGAGCCATATCTTTAAGGCAATGAAAACTGCGCTGACGAGTCAGTGA
- a CDS encoding cation diffusion facilitator family transporter, with protein MLWITLGLLVCFFVAEWNVGLWSKSLSLQADAGHMLSDITALLISLFASFLARQPAKSQATFGHQRIEVLAALLNGLGLLAIASFITWEAIGRWQHPTTILGLPMLGIAVLGLIVNLLNITLLHPHTHDDLNFRGALLHVIADTASSVGVIIAALAVHLWDWWWADIVISLVVATFTALSALPLVQESLKIFLEYAPESIDPDEVEICLKSFAGVDQVEKLHIWAISLNQVMLCADLTVKCTTAQERDRLLNKLQTHLQKTFNITEVTLQLTSCKYPSKIPIHPFFNQDIALMLSANQTHSS; from the coding sequence ATGTTATGGATAACATTAGGTTTACTTGTTTGTTTTTTTGTTGCTGAGTGGAATGTAGGTTTGTGGAGTAAAAGTTTATCTCTACAAGCAGATGCCGGACATATGTTATCTGATATTACAGCCTTGCTAATATCACTATTTGCAAGTTTCTTAGCACGGCAACCAGCTAAGAGTCAGGCAACATTCGGACATCAACGAATCGAAGTTTTAGCAGCTTTGTTGAATGGATTAGGTTTGCTGGCGATCGCTAGTTTTATTACTTGGGAAGCTATTGGGCGTTGGCAACATCCAACAACAATTTTGGGCTTACCAATGTTAGGAATTGCAGTATTAGGTTTAATAGTCAATTTACTCAATATTACTTTGCTTCATCCCCACACTCACGACGACTTAAACTTCCGGGGGGCTTTGCTTCATGTCATCGCTGATACTGCTAGTTCTGTTGGCGTTATTATAGCTGCTTTAGCAGTTCATCTTTGGGATTGGTGGTGGGCAGATATCGTTATTAGTTTAGTAGTTGCAACTTTTACTGCTTTAAGTGCTTTACCGTTAGTTCAAGAAAGCCTGAAAATTTTTTTGGAGTATGCACCAGAATCAATTGATCCAGATGAAGTGGAAATATGTCTCAAATCTTTTGCTGGTGTTGATCAAGTAGAAAAACTTCATATCTGGGCAATTAGCTTAAATCAGGTAATGCTTTGCGCTGATTTGACAGTTAAATGTACAACAGCCCAAGAACGCGATCGCTTACTCAATAAATTACAAACTCATCTGCAAAAAACTTTTAACATTACTGAAGTAACTTTGCAGCTAACTAGCTGTAAATACCCTTCAAAAATACCCATTCATCCTTTTTTCAACCAAGATATAGCTTTAATGTTATCGGCAAATCAAACACATTCATCCTGA
- a CDS encoding glycosyltransferase family 2 protein, whose product MLCVGETVFFSVVIPTYNRQPILEKCLRALEMQELSKPSAVSGYEIVLVDDGSTDSTLEWLAEHKKEFPHVRWFQQDHAGPAAARNLGVEQALGDTIIFIDSDLVVLDNFLQAHADALMQGQEKLRSDRFFTYGAVINTCNFENPTAEAYKVTDFSAAFFATGNVAIPKHWLEKAGLFDTSFQLYGWEDLELGVRLKKLGLTLIKCPEAVGYHWHPPFKLEQIPRLIDQEIQRGRMGVLFYQKHPTWEVRMMIQMTWLHRLLWGILSLNGALNERTMAPFLQWLINLGKPQLALEIARIFLNWYNVKGVYEAYAQMQQAS is encoded by the coding sequence ATGTTGTGTGTGGGTGAAACTGTGTTTTTCAGCGTTGTAATACCGACTTATAATCGCCAACCGATTTTAGAAAAGTGCCTCCGCGCCTTGGAGATGCAGGAGTTGAGTAAGCCAAGTGCAGTTTCTGGTTACGAGATTGTCTTGGTGGATGATGGTTCTACTGATAGCACATTGGAGTGGTTGGCAGAACACAAAAAGGAATTTCCCCATGTGCGATGGTTTCAGCAAGACCATGCTGGACCAGCGGCGGCTCGGAATTTGGGGGTAGAACAGGCGCTGGGAGATACAATTATCTTTATTGATAGTGATTTAGTAGTGCTGGATAATTTCTTGCAAGCTCACGCAGATGCACTAATGCAGGGACAGGAGAAATTGAGGAGCGATCGCTTTTTCACTTACGGTGCAGTTATTAATACTTGTAATTTCGAGAATCCAACGGCTGAAGCCTACAAAGTCACAGATTTTTCAGCAGCTTTTTTTGCTACTGGAAATGTAGCAATTCCCAAACATTGGCTAGAGAAAGCAGGACTTTTTGACACCAGTTTTCAACTCTATGGCTGGGAAGATTTAGAATTAGGTGTGCGGCTGAAAAAACTAGGTTTGACACTAATTAAATGTCCAGAAGCCGTCGGCTATCACTGGCATCCACCATTTAAATTAGAGCAAATTCCCCGATTGATTGACCAAGAAATTCAACGCGGACGTATGGGAGTTTTGTTTTATCAAAAGCATCCCACATGGGAAGTGCGAATGATGATTCAAATGACTTGGTTGCATCGTTTACTTTGGGGAATTCTGTCACTCAATGGCGCACTTAATGAGCGGACAATGGCTCCATTTTTGCAATGGCTAATTAATTTAGGTAAACCTCAATTGGCTTTAGAGATTGCCCGAATTTTTCTTAACTGGTACAACGTGAAGGGTGTTTATGAAGCTTATGCTCAAATGCAGCAAGCATCGTGA
- a CDS encoding KGGVGR-motif variant AAA ATPase, which translates to MNAPKSPKLLTWLDVKRTIGHKTNYGTKLPEGVVKIRCYSDALEIYILSEENRENAEDALKEWFKDWYQEELSVIYFTLGDATLSVEFFSGEEVYKTDVDVRPFWEEIVYLDRESEIETVIVKPVKLPEAYIEKPTLVAFYSFKGGVGRTLNLAAHLFALQDRAKEIDRSTTVLVIDADLEAPGFTYWNAFEKQQPAVSFIDFLEVYHYSPIEREQALSLFAREVKKSAKYEGKSTVYFLPACLEDEELLDTPILPEHLVRSPDGAWECGNAIHSLGKAVGADYVLIDLRAGLSEISSPIIFDPRIQRFLVTTINGQSVRGTTLVLEQIARVAPSEASVNDERYYDPSLIISMLTPELRLLPAVDDALVQLQSAYLQPEEDNLYATRLDIKETYFSQELLYINNWEDARLKLSPTSVMNVAKEWAKEELFITNDQELQSKSTKEHQGIVEVRRLRDLCQEYEYAEQGRGEDLLVTEPLKNLATNFRDELPHVVSIGAKGAGKTFNYIQLSRFKYWESFLNRIDNTIQESQIKTHIFPFLESSNIKDNAKIVINEARNEAISALEDTIPEFLPSEYVDRIKRAIAAENWSEPEWTEFWIGQIAKAIGVNPETHTHNILSIINRDLKDRGLRIIFLFDGLEDIFPNIASSNQEKIALKALIDDLPKRLSEIRQSNIGIIIFLRRDFLRYTITQNLKQFENLYLSYDLSWDQNSFLRLVFWICSQSQVIDASLAEISSLNEQNIIERLEKLWGKRLGSDNSKEAYTASWIFAALTDFNGRLQARDIVRLLYHAADITVERTKEVQFEKWSTSRILPPQAIRRALKSCSEKKVEEAKEEYPSFKTWVEEILPKYPPSERKIPFGKEQFEMDSPTVRMLEEMGVIYEDKEKDSEARFYMPEIFREGLGFSGTGARPRILVLKRKVLGKGIL; encoded by the coding sequence ATGAATGCACCAAAATCGCCAAAATTACTCACATGGCTTGATGTAAAGAGAACTATTGGACATAAAACTAATTATGGTACTAAATTACCAGAAGGGGTAGTAAAAATTCGCTGTTACTCAGATGCTTTAGAAATATATATTCTTAGTGAAGAAAATAGAGAAAATGCTGAGGATGCTTTAAAAGAATGGTTCAAAGATTGGTATCAAGAAGAGTTATCTGTGATTTATTTTACCCTTGGTGATGCTACATTATCTGTAGAATTTTTCTCTGGAGAAGAAGTTTACAAAACTGATGTTGATGTGCGTCCATTCTGGGAAGAAATTGTTTATTTAGATAGGGAATCAGAAATAGAAACGGTAATAGTAAAACCAGTTAAACTTCCAGAAGCATATATTGAAAAACCTACTTTAGTAGCTTTCTATTCCTTTAAAGGTGGTGTTGGTAGAACATTGAATTTAGCAGCGCATCTTTTTGCTTTACAAGATAGAGCTAAAGAAATAGATAGGTCTACAACTGTATTAGTTATTGATGCTGATTTAGAAGCTCCTGGTTTTACTTATTGGAACGCTTTTGAAAAACAGCAACCAGCAGTTTCTTTCATTGATTTCCTTGAAGTTTACCACTATTCTCCTATTGAAAGAGAACAAGCACTTTCACTATTTGCACGGGAAGTTAAAAAATCTGCTAAGTACGAAGGTAAATCAACAGTTTATTTTCTACCTGCTTGTCTTGAAGATGAAGAACTACTAGATACACCTATTCTGCCTGAACACTTGGTAAGAAGTCCAGATGGAGCTTGGGAATGCGGTAATGCTATTCATAGTTTAGGTAAGGCTGTTGGTGCTGACTATGTATTAATTGATTTGAGAGCAGGTTTAAGTGAAATATCAAGTCCCATAATTTTCGACCCAAGAATTCAGAGGTTTTTAGTCACAACAATTAACGGACAATCTGTGAGAGGTACAACTCTTGTTCTGGAACAAATTGCTAGAGTAGCACCATCAGAGGCAAGTGTAAATGATGAAAGATATTACGATCCGTCTTTGATCATTAGTATGCTAACACCAGAATTGAGATTATTACCTGCGGTTGATGATGCATTGGTGCAATTGCAATCTGCTTATTTACAGCCAGAAGAAGATAATTTATATGCTACAAGATTGGATATAAAAGAAACCTATTTTTCCCAAGAATTACTATATATTAATAATTGGGAAGATGCGCGTTTAAAACTAAGTCCAACTTCAGTGATGAATGTAGCTAAGGAGTGGGCTAAAGAAGAGTTGTTTATAACCAATGATCAGGAATTGCAGTCAAAATCTACAAAAGAGCATCAAGGAATTGTTGAGGTTCGTAGACTCAGAGATTTGTGTCAGGAATATGAGTATGCTGAACAAGGGCGGGGAGAAGATTTATTAGTAACAGAACCATTGAAGAATTTAGCGACTAATTTTCGAGATGAATTACCTCATGTCGTATCAATTGGAGCTAAAGGTGCAGGAAAAACGTTTAACTATATACAGTTGTCACGTTTTAAATACTGGGAAAGTTTTTTAAATCGTATAGATAATACAATTCAGGAATCACAAATAAAAACACATATCTTTCCTTTCCTTGAATCAAGTAACATTAAAGATAATGCAAAAATTGTGATTAACGAAGCTAGAAACGAGGCAATATCAGCTTTGGAAGATACTATTCCTGAGTTTCTACCTTCAGAATATGTGGATAGAATTAAAAGAGCAATTGCGGCTGAAAACTGGAGTGAACCAGAATGGACGGAATTCTGGATTGGTCAAATTGCAAAAGCTATAGGTGTGAATCCTGAAACACATACTCATAATATTCTTAGCATCATAAATCGTGATTTGAAAGATAGAGGCTTACGTATTATCTTTCTGTTTGATGGATTAGAGGATATATTCCCAAACATTGCATCCAGCAATCAAGAAAAAATTGCCTTAAAAGCTCTGATTGATGATTTGCCAAAGAGGTTATCGGAAATTAGGCAGTCTAATATTGGGATAATAATTTTTCTGCGCCGTGATTTCCTGCGTTATACAATTACTCAAAACTTAAAACAGTTTGAAAATCTTTACCTTTCTTATGATCTATCTTGGGATCAAAATTCTTTTTTGCGTTTAGTCTTTTGGATATGTAGCCAGTCTCAAGTAATAGATGCCTCGCTAGCAGAGATTAGCAGTTTAAATGAACAGAATATTATAGAGCGATTAGAAAAATTATGGGGTAAAAGGCTAGGTTCAGATAACTCGAAAGAAGCATATACAGCTTCCTGGATATTTGCAGCTTTGACAGATTTTAATGGTAGGCTTCAGGCGAGAGATATTGTTCGTTTATTGTACCACGCAGCCGATATTACTGTAGAAAGAACTAAAGAAGTGCAATTTGAAAAGTGGTCTACTAGCCGTATTTTACCTCCTCAAGCTATTCGCCGCGCTCTTAAATCATGCAGTGAAAAGAAGGTGGAAGAAGCCAAAGAAGAATATCCATCTTTCAAAACTTGGGTTGAGGAAATACTACCTAAATATCCCCCTTCTGAACGAAAAATTCCTTTTGGAAAAGAACAGTTTGAAATGGATTCGCCAACAGTAAGAATGCTAGAGGAAATGGGGGTTATTTACGAAGATAAGGAAAAGGATAGCGAGGCACGATTTTATATGCCAGAAATCTTCCGCGAAGGTTTAGGTTTTTCAGGTACAGGAGCAAGACCTCGGATACTGGTTTTGAAGCGTAAGGTATTAGGAAAAGGGATTTTGTAA